In a genomic window of Mustela nigripes isolate SB6536 chromosome 8, MUSNIG.SB6536, whole genome shotgun sequence:
- the PATZ1 gene encoding POZ-, AT hook-, and zinc finger-containing protein 1 isoform X5 yields MERVNDASCGPSGCYTYQVSRHSTEMLHNLNQQRKNGGRFCDVLLRVGDESFPAHRAVLAACSEYFESVFSAQLGDGGAADGGPADVGGAAAAPGGGAGGSRELEMHTISSKVFGDILDFAYTSRIVVRLESFPELMTAAKFLLMRSVIEICQEVIKQSNVQILVPPARADIMLFRPPGTSDLGFPLDMTNGAALAANSNGIAGSMQPEEEAARAAGAAIASQASLPVLPGVDRLPMVAGPLSPQLLTSPFPNVASSAPPLTGKRGRGRPRKANLLDSMFGSPGGLREAGILPCGLCGKVFTDANRLRQHEAQHGVTSLQLGYIDLPPPRLGENGLPISEDPDGPRKRSRTRKQVACEICGKIFRDVYHLNRHKLSHSGEKPYSCPVCGLRFKRKDRMSYHVRSHDGSVGKPYICQSCGKGFSRPDHLNGHIKQVHTSERPHKCQVWVGSSSGLPPLESLPSDLPSWDFAQPALWRSSHSVPDTAFSLSLKKSFPALENLGPAHSSSALFCPAPPGYLRQGWTASEGSRAFTQWPVG; encoded by the exons ATGGAGCGGGTGAACGACGCTTCCTGCGGCCCATCGGGCTGCTACACCTACCAGGTGAGCAGGCACAGCACGGAGATGCTGCACAACCTAAACCAGCAGCGCAAAAACGGCGGGCGCTTCTGCGACGTGCTCCTGCGGGTGGGCGACGAGAGCTTTCCAGCGCACCGCGCAGTGCTGGCCGCCTGCAGCGAGTACTTTGAGTCGGTGTTCAGCGCCCAGTTGGGAGACGGCGGAGCTGCAGACGGGGGTCCCGCTGACGTGGGGGGCGCAGCGGCAGCCCCAGGCGGCGGGGCTGGAGGCAGCCGGGAGCTGGAGATGCACACCATCAGCTCCAAGGTGTTCGGGGACATCCTGGACTTCGCTTACACTTCCCGCATCGTGGTTCGCCTGGAGAGCTTCCCCGAGCTCATGACGGCTGCCAAGTTCCTACTGATGAGGTCGGTCATTGAGATCTGCCAGGAAGTCATCAAACAGTCTAATGTGCAGATCCTGGTGCCCCCTGCCCGGGCAGACATCATGCTCTTTCGTCCCCCTGGAACCTCGGACTTGGGCTTCCCTTTGGACATGACCAACGGGGCAGCCTTGGCAGCCAACAGCAATGGCATCGCAGGCAGCATGCAGCCCGAGGAGGAGGCAGCCCGGGCTGCTGGTGCAGCGATTGCGAGCCAAGCGTCCCTGCCTGTGTTACCTGGGGTGGACCGCTTGCCCATGGTGGCCGGACCCCTATCCCCCCAACTGCTGACTTCCCCATTCCCCAATGTGGCATCTAGTGCCCCTCCCCTGACTGGCAAGCGAGGCCGGGGCCGCCCAAGGAAGGCCAACCTGCTGGACTCAATGTTCGGGTCCCCAGGGGGCCTGAGGGAGGCGGGCATCCTTCCATGTGGCCTGTGTGGGAAGGTGTTCACTGATGCCAACCGGCTCCGGCAGCATGAGGCCCAGCATGGTGTCACCAGCCTCCAGCTGGGCTATATCGACCTTCCTCCACCGAGGCTGGGTGAGAATGGGCTACCCATCTCTGAGGACCCCGACGGCCCCCGAAAGAGGAGCCGGACCAGGAAGCAGGTGGCATGTGAGATCTGCGGCAAGATCTTCCGTGACGTATACCATCTCAATCGGCACAAGCTTTCCCATTCGGGGGAGAAGCCCTATTCCTGCCCAGTGTGTGGGCTGCGGTTCAAGAGAAAAGATCGCATGTCCTACCATGTGCGATCCCACGACGGGTCGGTGGGCAAGCCCTACATCTGCCAGAGCTGTGGGAAAGGCTTCTCCAG GCCTGATCACTTGAACGGACATATCAAGCAGGTGCACACTTCTGAGCGGCCTCACAAGTGTCAG GTGTGGGTTGGGAGCAGCAGCGGCCTGCCGCCCCTGGAATCTCTTCCTAGCGACCTGCCATCATGGGACTTTGCCCAGCCTGCTTTGTGGAGGTCGTCCCATTCGGTTCCTGACACCgccttttccctttctctaaaaaaatcaTTCCCAGCCCTCGAAAACCTGGGCCCAGCACACTCCAGCAGCGCTCTCTTCTGCCCAGCCCCGCCAGGATATCTGAGGCAGGGCTGGACTGCCTCGGAGGGCAGCCGGGCCTTTACCCAGTGGCCTGTAGGCTAG
- the PATZ1 gene encoding POZ-, AT hook-, and zinc finger-containing protein 1 isoform X2, producing the protein MERVNDASCGPSGCYTYQVSRHSTEMLHNLNQQRKNGGRFCDVLLRVGDESFPAHRAVLAACSEYFESVFSAQLGDGGAADGGPADVGGAAAAPGGGAGGSRELEMHTISSKVFGDILDFAYTSRIVVRLESFPELMTAAKFLLMRSVIEICQEVIKQSNVQILVPPARADIMLFRPPGTSDLGFPLDMTNGAALAANSNGIAGSMQPEEEAARAAGAAIASQASLPVLPGVDRLPMVAGPLSPQLLTSPFPNVASSAPPLTGKRGRGRPRKANLLDSMFGSPGGLREAGILPCGLCGKVFTDANRLRQHEAQHGVTSLQLGYIDLPPPRLGENGLPISEDPDGPRKRSRTRKQVACEICGKIFRDVYHLNRHKLSHSGEKPYSCPVCGLRFKRKDRMSYHVRSHDGSVGKPYICQSCGKGFSRPDHLNGHIKQVHTSERPHKCQTCNASFATRDRLRSHLACHEDKVPCQVCGKYLRAAYMADHLKKHSEGPSNFCSICNRGFSSASYLKVHVKTHHGVPLPQVSRHQEPIPNGGAAFHCARTYGNKGQKCSHQDPIESSDSYGDLSDASDLKTPEKQSTNGSFSCDMAVPKNKMESDGEKKYPCPECGSFFRSKSYLNKHIQKVHVRALGGPLGDLGPALGSPFSPQQNMSLLESFGFQIVQSAFASSLVDPEVDQQPMGPEGK; encoded by the exons ATGGAGCGGGTGAACGACGCTTCCTGCGGCCCATCGGGCTGCTACACCTACCAGGTGAGCAGGCACAGCACGGAGATGCTGCACAACCTAAACCAGCAGCGCAAAAACGGCGGGCGCTTCTGCGACGTGCTCCTGCGGGTGGGCGACGAGAGCTTTCCAGCGCACCGCGCAGTGCTGGCCGCCTGCAGCGAGTACTTTGAGTCGGTGTTCAGCGCCCAGTTGGGAGACGGCGGAGCTGCAGACGGGGGTCCCGCTGACGTGGGGGGCGCAGCGGCAGCCCCAGGCGGCGGGGCTGGAGGCAGCCGGGAGCTGGAGATGCACACCATCAGCTCCAAGGTGTTCGGGGACATCCTGGACTTCGCTTACACTTCCCGCATCGTGGTTCGCCTGGAGAGCTTCCCCGAGCTCATGACGGCTGCCAAGTTCCTACTGATGAGGTCGGTCATTGAGATCTGCCAGGAAGTCATCAAACAGTCTAATGTGCAGATCCTGGTGCCCCCTGCCCGGGCAGACATCATGCTCTTTCGTCCCCCTGGAACCTCGGACTTGGGCTTCCCTTTGGACATGACCAACGGGGCAGCCTTGGCAGCCAACAGCAATGGCATCGCAGGCAGCATGCAGCCCGAGGAGGAGGCAGCCCGGGCTGCTGGTGCAGCGATTGCGAGCCAAGCGTCCCTGCCTGTGTTACCTGGGGTGGACCGCTTGCCCATGGTGGCCGGACCCCTATCCCCCCAACTGCTGACTTCCCCATTCCCCAATGTGGCATCTAGTGCCCCTCCCCTGACTGGCAAGCGAGGCCGGGGCCGCCCAAGGAAGGCCAACCTGCTGGACTCAATGTTCGGGTCCCCAGGGGGCCTGAGGGAGGCGGGCATCCTTCCATGTGGCCTGTGTGGGAAGGTGTTCACTGATGCCAACCGGCTCCGGCAGCATGAGGCCCAGCATGGTGTCACCAGCCTCCAGCTGGGCTATATCGACCTTCCTCCACCGAGGCTGGGTGAGAATGGGCTACCCATCTCTGAGGACCCCGACGGCCCCCGAAAGAGGAGCCGGACCAGGAAGCAGGTGGCATGTGAGATCTGCGGCAAGATCTTCCGTGACGTATACCATCTCAATCGGCACAAGCTTTCCCATTCGGGGGAGAAGCCCTATTCCTGCCCAGTGTGTGGGCTGCGGTTCAAGAGAAAAGATCGCATGTCCTACCATGTGCGATCCCACGACGGGTCGGTGGGCAAGCCCTACATCTGCCAGAGCTGTGGGAAAGGCTTCTCCAG GCCTGATCACTTGAACGGACATATCAAGCAGGTGCACACTTCTGAGCGGCCTCACAAGTGTCAG ACCTGCAATGCGTCTTTCGCCACTCGAGACCGGCTGCGCTCCCACCTGGCCTGTCATGAAGATAAGGTGCCCTGCCAGGTGTGTGGGAAGTACCTGCGGGCAGCGTACATGGCAGACCACCTGAAGAAGCACAGTGAGGGGCCCAGCAACTTCTGCAGTATCTGTAACCGAG gtttctcctctgcctcctactTAAAGGTCCATGTTAAAACCCACCACGGTGTTCCCCTTCCCCAGGTCTCCAGGCACCAGGAGCCCATCCCGAATGGGGGAGCAGCGTTCCACTGCGCCAGGACCTATGGCAACAAAG GCCAGAAATGCTCACATCAGGATCCGATTGAGAGCTCCGACTCCTATGGTGACCTCTCGGACGCCAGTGACCTGAAGACGCCCGAGAAGCAGAGCACCAATGGCTCCTTCTCCTGTGACATGGCAGTCCCCAAAAACAAAATGGAGTCTGATGGGGAGAAGAAGTACCCCTGCCCTGAATGCGGGAGCTTCTTCCGCTCTAAGTCCTACTTGAACAAACACATCCAGAAGGTGCACGTGCGGGCCCTTGGGGGCCCCCTGGGGGACCTGGGTCCTGCCCTCGGCTCACCTTTTTCTCCCCAGCAGAACATGTCTCTCCTCGAGTCCTTTGGGTTTCAGATTGTTCAGTCAGCGTTTGCATCATCTTTAGTAGATCCTGAGGTTGACCAGCAACCCATGGGGCCTGAGGGGAAGTGA
- the PATZ1 gene encoding POZ-, AT hook-, and zinc finger-containing protein 1 isoform X1 gives MERVNDASCGPSGCYTYQVSRHSTEMLHNLNQQRKNGGRFCDVLLRVGDESFPAHRAVLAACSEYFESVFSAQLGDGGAADGGPADVGGAAAAPGGGAGGSRELEMHTISSKVFGDILDFAYTSRIVVRLESFPELMTAAKFLLMRSVIEICQEVIKQSNVQILVPPARADIMLFRPPGTSDLGFPLDMTNGAALAANSNGIAGSMQPEEEAARAAGAAIASQASLPVLPGVDRLPMVAGPLSPQLLTSPFPNVASSAPPLTGKRGRGRPRKANLLDSMFGSPGGLREAGILPCGLCGKVFTDANRLRQHEAQHGVTSLQLGYIDLPPPRLGENGLPISEDPDGPRKRSRTRKQVACEICGKIFRDVYHLNRHKLSHSGEKPYSCPVCGLRFKRKDRMSYHVRSHDGSVGKPYICQSCGKGFSRPDHLNGHIKQVHTSERPHKCQTCNASFATRDRLRSHLACHEDKVPCQVCGKYLRAAYMADHLKKHSEGPSNFCSICNRGFSSASYLKVHVKTHHGVPLPQVSRHQEPIPNGGAAFHCARTYGNKEGQKCSHQDPIESSDSYGDLSDASDLKTPEKQSTNGSFSCDMAVPKNKMESDGEKKYPCPECGSFFRSKSYLNKHIQKVHVRALGGPLGDLGPALGSPFSPQQNMSLLESFGFQIVQSAFASSLVDPEVDQQPMGPEGK, from the exons ATGGAGCGGGTGAACGACGCTTCCTGCGGCCCATCGGGCTGCTACACCTACCAGGTGAGCAGGCACAGCACGGAGATGCTGCACAACCTAAACCAGCAGCGCAAAAACGGCGGGCGCTTCTGCGACGTGCTCCTGCGGGTGGGCGACGAGAGCTTTCCAGCGCACCGCGCAGTGCTGGCCGCCTGCAGCGAGTACTTTGAGTCGGTGTTCAGCGCCCAGTTGGGAGACGGCGGAGCTGCAGACGGGGGTCCCGCTGACGTGGGGGGCGCAGCGGCAGCCCCAGGCGGCGGGGCTGGAGGCAGCCGGGAGCTGGAGATGCACACCATCAGCTCCAAGGTGTTCGGGGACATCCTGGACTTCGCTTACACTTCCCGCATCGTGGTTCGCCTGGAGAGCTTCCCCGAGCTCATGACGGCTGCCAAGTTCCTACTGATGAGGTCGGTCATTGAGATCTGCCAGGAAGTCATCAAACAGTCTAATGTGCAGATCCTGGTGCCCCCTGCCCGGGCAGACATCATGCTCTTTCGTCCCCCTGGAACCTCGGACTTGGGCTTCCCTTTGGACATGACCAACGGGGCAGCCTTGGCAGCCAACAGCAATGGCATCGCAGGCAGCATGCAGCCCGAGGAGGAGGCAGCCCGGGCTGCTGGTGCAGCGATTGCGAGCCAAGCGTCCCTGCCTGTGTTACCTGGGGTGGACCGCTTGCCCATGGTGGCCGGACCCCTATCCCCCCAACTGCTGACTTCCCCATTCCCCAATGTGGCATCTAGTGCCCCTCCCCTGACTGGCAAGCGAGGCCGGGGCCGCCCAAGGAAGGCCAACCTGCTGGACTCAATGTTCGGGTCCCCAGGGGGCCTGAGGGAGGCGGGCATCCTTCCATGTGGCCTGTGTGGGAAGGTGTTCACTGATGCCAACCGGCTCCGGCAGCATGAGGCCCAGCATGGTGTCACCAGCCTCCAGCTGGGCTATATCGACCTTCCTCCACCGAGGCTGGGTGAGAATGGGCTACCCATCTCTGAGGACCCCGACGGCCCCCGAAAGAGGAGCCGGACCAGGAAGCAGGTGGCATGTGAGATCTGCGGCAAGATCTTCCGTGACGTATACCATCTCAATCGGCACAAGCTTTCCCATTCGGGGGAGAAGCCCTATTCCTGCCCAGTGTGTGGGCTGCGGTTCAAGAGAAAAGATCGCATGTCCTACCATGTGCGATCCCACGACGGGTCGGTGGGCAAGCCCTACATCTGCCAGAGCTGTGGGAAAGGCTTCTCCAG GCCTGATCACTTGAACGGACATATCAAGCAGGTGCACACTTCTGAGCGGCCTCACAAGTGTCAG ACCTGCAATGCGTCTTTCGCCACTCGAGACCGGCTGCGCTCCCACCTGGCCTGTCATGAAGATAAGGTGCCCTGCCAGGTGTGTGGGAAGTACCTGCGGGCAGCGTACATGGCAGACCACCTGAAGAAGCACAGTGAGGGGCCCAGCAACTTCTGCAGTATCTGTAACCGAG gtttctcctctgcctcctactTAAAGGTCCATGTTAAAACCCACCACGGTGTTCCCCTTCCCCAGGTCTCCAGGCACCAGGAGCCCATCCCGAATGGGGGAGCAGCGTTCCACTGCGCCAGGACCTATGGCAACAAAG aaGGCCAGAAATGCTCACATCAGGATCCGATTGAGAGCTCCGACTCCTATGGTGACCTCTCGGACGCCAGTGACCTGAAGACGCCCGAGAAGCAGAGCACCAATGGCTCCTTCTCCTGTGACATGGCAGTCCCCAAAAACAAAATGGAGTCTGATGGGGAGAAGAAGTACCCCTGCCCTGAATGCGGGAGCTTCTTCCGCTCTAAGTCCTACTTGAACAAACACATCCAGAAGGTGCACGTGCGGGCCCTTGGGGGCCCCCTGGGGGACCTGGGTCCTGCCCTCGGCTCACCTTTTTCTCCCCAGCAGAACATGTCTCTCCTCGAGTCCTTTGGGTTTCAGATTGTTCAGTCAGCGTTTGCATCATCTTTAGTAGATCCTGAGGTTGACCAGCAACCCATGGGGCCTGAGGGGAAGTGA
- the PATZ1 gene encoding POZ-, AT hook-, and zinc finger-containing protein 1 isoform X4 produces the protein MERVNDASCGPSGCYTYQVSRHSTEMLHNLNQQRKNGGRFCDVLLRVGDESFPAHRAVLAACSEYFESVFSAQLGDGGAADGGPADVGGAAAAPGGGAGGSRELEMHTISSKVFGDILDFAYTSRIVVRLESFPELMTAAKFLLMRSVIEICQEVIKQSNVQILVPPARADIMLFRPPGTSDLGFPLDMTNGAALAANSNGIAGSMQPEEEAARAAGAAIASQASLPVLPGVDRLPMVAGPLSPQLLTSPFPNVASSAPPLTGKRGRGRPRKANLLDSMFGSPGGLREAGILPCGLCGKVFTDANRLRQHEAQHGVTSLQLGYIDLPPPRLGENGLPISEDPDGPRKRSRTRKQVACEICGKIFRDVYHLNRHKLSHSGEKPYSCPVCGLRFKRKDRMSYHVRSHDGSVGKPYICQSCGKGFSRPDHLNGHIKQVHTSERPHKCQTCNASFATRDRLRSHLACHEDKVPCQVCGKYLRAAYMADHLKKHSEGPSNFCSICNRGLQAPGAHPEWGSSVPLRQDLWQQRRPEMLTSGSD, from the exons ATGGAGCGGGTGAACGACGCTTCCTGCGGCCCATCGGGCTGCTACACCTACCAGGTGAGCAGGCACAGCACGGAGATGCTGCACAACCTAAACCAGCAGCGCAAAAACGGCGGGCGCTTCTGCGACGTGCTCCTGCGGGTGGGCGACGAGAGCTTTCCAGCGCACCGCGCAGTGCTGGCCGCCTGCAGCGAGTACTTTGAGTCGGTGTTCAGCGCCCAGTTGGGAGACGGCGGAGCTGCAGACGGGGGTCCCGCTGACGTGGGGGGCGCAGCGGCAGCCCCAGGCGGCGGGGCTGGAGGCAGCCGGGAGCTGGAGATGCACACCATCAGCTCCAAGGTGTTCGGGGACATCCTGGACTTCGCTTACACTTCCCGCATCGTGGTTCGCCTGGAGAGCTTCCCCGAGCTCATGACGGCTGCCAAGTTCCTACTGATGAGGTCGGTCATTGAGATCTGCCAGGAAGTCATCAAACAGTCTAATGTGCAGATCCTGGTGCCCCCTGCCCGGGCAGACATCATGCTCTTTCGTCCCCCTGGAACCTCGGACTTGGGCTTCCCTTTGGACATGACCAACGGGGCAGCCTTGGCAGCCAACAGCAATGGCATCGCAGGCAGCATGCAGCCCGAGGAGGAGGCAGCCCGGGCTGCTGGTGCAGCGATTGCGAGCCAAGCGTCCCTGCCTGTGTTACCTGGGGTGGACCGCTTGCCCATGGTGGCCGGACCCCTATCCCCCCAACTGCTGACTTCCCCATTCCCCAATGTGGCATCTAGTGCCCCTCCCCTGACTGGCAAGCGAGGCCGGGGCCGCCCAAGGAAGGCCAACCTGCTGGACTCAATGTTCGGGTCCCCAGGGGGCCTGAGGGAGGCGGGCATCCTTCCATGTGGCCTGTGTGGGAAGGTGTTCACTGATGCCAACCGGCTCCGGCAGCATGAGGCCCAGCATGGTGTCACCAGCCTCCAGCTGGGCTATATCGACCTTCCTCCACCGAGGCTGGGTGAGAATGGGCTACCCATCTCTGAGGACCCCGACGGCCCCCGAAAGAGGAGCCGGACCAGGAAGCAGGTGGCATGTGAGATCTGCGGCAAGATCTTCCGTGACGTATACCATCTCAATCGGCACAAGCTTTCCCATTCGGGGGAGAAGCCCTATTCCTGCCCAGTGTGTGGGCTGCGGTTCAAGAGAAAAGATCGCATGTCCTACCATGTGCGATCCCACGACGGGTCGGTGGGCAAGCCCTACATCTGCCAGAGCTGTGGGAAAGGCTTCTCCAG GCCTGATCACTTGAACGGACATATCAAGCAGGTGCACACTTCTGAGCGGCCTCACAAGTGTCAG ACCTGCAATGCGTCTTTCGCCACTCGAGACCGGCTGCGCTCCCACCTGGCCTGTCATGAAGATAAGGTGCCCTGCCAGGTGTGTGGGAAGTACCTGCGGGCAGCGTACATGGCAGACCACCTGAAGAAGCACAGTGAGGGGCCCAGCAACTTCTGCAGTATCTGTAACCGAG GTCTCCAGGCACCAGGAGCCCATCCCGAATGGGGGAGCAGCGTTCCACTGCGCCAGGACCTATGGCAACAAAG aaGGCCAGAAATGCTCACATCAGGATCCGATTGA
- the PATZ1 gene encoding POZ-, AT hook-, and zinc finger-containing protein 1 isoform X3, which yields MERVNDASCGPSGCYTYQVSRHSTEMLHNLNQQRKNGGRFCDVLLRVGDESFPAHRAVLAACSEYFESVFSAQLGDGGAADGGPADVGGAAAAPGGGAGGSRELEMHTISSKVFGDILDFAYTSRIVVRLESFPELMTAAKFLLMRSVIEICQEVIKQSNVQILVPPARADIMLFRPPGTSDLGFPLDMTNGAALAANSNGIAGSMQPEEEAARAAGAAIASQASLPVLPGVDRLPMVAGPLSPQLLTSPFPNVASSAPPLTGKRGRGRPRKANLLDSMFGSPGGLREAGILPCGLCGKVFTDANRLRQHEAQHGVTSLQLGYIDLPPPRLGENGLPISEDPDGPRKRSRTRKQVACEICGKIFRDVYHLNRHKLSHSGEKPYSCPVCGLRFKRKDRMSYHVRSHDGSVGKPYICQSCGKGFSRPDHLNGHIKQVHTSERPHKCQTCNASFATRDRLRSHLACHEDKVPCQVCGKYLRAAYMADHLKKHSEGPSNFCSICNREGQKCSHQDPIESSDSYGDLSDASDLKTPEKQSTNGSFSCDMAVPKNKMESDGEKKYPCPECGSFFRSKSYLNKHIQKVHVRALGGPLGDLGPALGSPFSPQQNMSLLESFGFQIVQSAFASSLVDPEVDQQPMGPEGK from the exons ATGGAGCGGGTGAACGACGCTTCCTGCGGCCCATCGGGCTGCTACACCTACCAGGTGAGCAGGCACAGCACGGAGATGCTGCACAACCTAAACCAGCAGCGCAAAAACGGCGGGCGCTTCTGCGACGTGCTCCTGCGGGTGGGCGACGAGAGCTTTCCAGCGCACCGCGCAGTGCTGGCCGCCTGCAGCGAGTACTTTGAGTCGGTGTTCAGCGCCCAGTTGGGAGACGGCGGAGCTGCAGACGGGGGTCCCGCTGACGTGGGGGGCGCAGCGGCAGCCCCAGGCGGCGGGGCTGGAGGCAGCCGGGAGCTGGAGATGCACACCATCAGCTCCAAGGTGTTCGGGGACATCCTGGACTTCGCTTACACTTCCCGCATCGTGGTTCGCCTGGAGAGCTTCCCCGAGCTCATGACGGCTGCCAAGTTCCTACTGATGAGGTCGGTCATTGAGATCTGCCAGGAAGTCATCAAACAGTCTAATGTGCAGATCCTGGTGCCCCCTGCCCGGGCAGACATCATGCTCTTTCGTCCCCCTGGAACCTCGGACTTGGGCTTCCCTTTGGACATGACCAACGGGGCAGCCTTGGCAGCCAACAGCAATGGCATCGCAGGCAGCATGCAGCCCGAGGAGGAGGCAGCCCGGGCTGCTGGTGCAGCGATTGCGAGCCAAGCGTCCCTGCCTGTGTTACCTGGGGTGGACCGCTTGCCCATGGTGGCCGGACCCCTATCCCCCCAACTGCTGACTTCCCCATTCCCCAATGTGGCATCTAGTGCCCCTCCCCTGACTGGCAAGCGAGGCCGGGGCCGCCCAAGGAAGGCCAACCTGCTGGACTCAATGTTCGGGTCCCCAGGGGGCCTGAGGGAGGCGGGCATCCTTCCATGTGGCCTGTGTGGGAAGGTGTTCACTGATGCCAACCGGCTCCGGCAGCATGAGGCCCAGCATGGTGTCACCAGCCTCCAGCTGGGCTATATCGACCTTCCTCCACCGAGGCTGGGTGAGAATGGGCTACCCATCTCTGAGGACCCCGACGGCCCCCGAAAGAGGAGCCGGACCAGGAAGCAGGTGGCATGTGAGATCTGCGGCAAGATCTTCCGTGACGTATACCATCTCAATCGGCACAAGCTTTCCCATTCGGGGGAGAAGCCCTATTCCTGCCCAGTGTGTGGGCTGCGGTTCAAGAGAAAAGATCGCATGTCCTACCATGTGCGATCCCACGACGGGTCGGTGGGCAAGCCCTACATCTGCCAGAGCTGTGGGAAAGGCTTCTCCAG GCCTGATCACTTGAACGGACATATCAAGCAGGTGCACACTTCTGAGCGGCCTCACAAGTGTCAG ACCTGCAATGCGTCTTTCGCCACTCGAGACCGGCTGCGCTCCCACCTGGCCTGTCATGAAGATAAGGTGCCCTGCCAGGTGTGTGGGAAGTACCTGCGGGCAGCGTACATGGCAGACCACCTGAAGAAGCACAGTGAGGGGCCCAGCAACTTCTGCAGTATCTGTAACCGAG aaGGCCAGAAATGCTCACATCAGGATCCGATTGAGAGCTCCGACTCCTATGGTGACCTCTCGGACGCCAGTGACCTGAAGACGCCCGAGAAGCAGAGCACCAATGGCTCCTTCTCCTGTGACATGGCAGTCCCCAAAAACAAAATGGAGTCTGATGGGGAGAAGAAGTACCCCTGCCCTGAATGCGGGAGCTTCTTCCGCTCTAAGTCCTACTTGAACAAACACATCCAGAAGGTGCACGTGCGGGCCCTTGGGGGCCCCCTGGGGGACCTGGGTCCTGCCCTCGGCTCACCTTTTTCTCCCCAGCAGAACATGTCTCTCCTCGAGTCCTTTGGGTTTCAGATTGTTCAGTCAGCGTTTGCATCATCTTTAGTAGATCCTGAGGTTGACCAGCAACCCATGGGGCCTGAGGGGAAGTGA